Part of the Vigna radiata var. radiata cultivar VC1973A chromosome 11, Vradiata_ver6, whole genome shotgun sequence genome is shown below.
TGTCATGGTTCAAGGTTCACCGTCTTTTTGGTGATGTTCCTTCTGGAAGGAAAAGGCTCTTCTAAAGTGAACAAGTAAACGTGATTCACCTTAGAACTATTGGTGGGTTAATATCACAATAGACTGTAAATTGAATTGGTGGATACGCCATTACTCACTCACTTTTAGAGGAGCTTTTTATTCCTTTTTGACATAGtcaataaaatgattttttgtttaaatccaaacaattgtgttttttcttttgaacagttttttcaccAGTTTAGTTGCTGGACattcacattttttcttttgatcatGTTGAAAGTCTAACTTTGGCATCTGCAAAATTTTCAGTGATGGGCTGTGGGATGTCATCAGCGTGAAGAAGGCAATTCAGCTTGTGTTGCAGGTTTTGTGTAAAATAGCTTTTTGTTTCTAACTTATGCTGTATTACCCTTTTTTTCATATACATTTTCTGACAGTTTGTTTTCTCACTTGCACAGATGAAGGAGAAATGCTATTCAGAGAGAGAGAATATAGCAGAAAAAGCTGCAAGCTTGTTGTTGAATGAGGCTAAAACGCTCAGAACAAAGGATAATACGTGTGTAATTTTCTTAGATTTTGATATCTTCAACAAATTCTCTTGTAAAGTTGAATCCTAGTATGAATTAGGAATAGTGTTACAGGaatattaatacatatttttgttctcTCCAATTCTACCCTTTCTTCGTTCATCTCTCAATTAACGGAATcggataaaatgaaaaataaaacgaacGAAGACGCAACGCTAACAGAGGAATGGTAATCCTACATGACTTCGTGTCGGTTGAGTTCGAGCATAAAATCGTTTGCCTGCAGCAAAGTACAAAAATACCAAGTTATCTACAAATGTCAAGTGCAGCTACAACACTGCATTGTAGGTAAATGGTTCTCCAagcaaaaagttttaaaaaaacaatcgGAATGAAAAACCGTCTACCTTCAACCAGAAATGTGACGTCAGCAAAGGTAGCATTGTTTACATACTGCTCTAAATTGAccttaaaacttttaaaaataaccaAATGGATCCAGAATTATCAAGACACAAGACAGAAAATAAGCTCTCTGCGTTCAAAGACAGATTCTCtagaagaatgaaaattatatgcACAAAGGGTCATGAAGAGCATGTTCGATTATTTGGTCAATTCAGCCCAGTCATCCATGCCCAATTGCTTAAATTAAAgtacacaaaattaaaaacaataaaatttatgtttatggtAAGTGAATAGTGatgaacaaaaactaaatttcgAATTTGGTGTCAAAAGAAAGATTTTTGAATgtattttccaataaaaaaaatcaacacagTTAGAATTATCTAGAAAGAATTATTAGCAAAACAACTAGCACAAGTGAGAATtgataaaaatgtaattgaaacgtcaactttaaaaaactaattGTACCTAAAACCACAATCAACTACATCTTAATTATAAtctattgtaattaaaattttaatcataataaaatatatctcaattatatcttaatttatctatttatttcactagtaataaattataatattattgtaatcGATTCCGAATTACATGcattaattatcaattacaataaatatataattgattatactGAACTCATATATTCCTAACAatttcaataatcaattataattgtCAACAAAAAATATGTGGAGgtgttagaaatataatttgCCTATTTTGATTATAATGCAATgagaaaaaaacttataatttggAAGAGGtgttagaaatataaatttttaataattaaatggtttgtaattaaatgaaaccagctgaaattaagaaaaatgtttctttagcTTTTGACTTtctttatacataaattatatgaatataacaaattgcctaattgatttattttatttttctaattaacaatagaaaataagaaaatagtaGATACATGACCtggtgtgaaaaaaaaaactgataaaatttttctagtttttataTCAAGGGATGGCGTTTGGTACTGgaacctttctttttcaattaatataatttccTGAAGGTGAGATTccttaaaaaagaattaaagaaacgttgattattattaattaaaaataaatttactagaactgaaaataaaaatgactgACCTTAATTATTCAGAcccaataaattttaataaaaacattaactTCTTTTACAGGCTGCTACTCTCAATAAATTCCATTTTTCTATTGCATATTGagcacaaaataataaattgaacaCAACTTGCTGTATTTTTGAGATAAAACAAAGGCAATAAAATCTCTCATATATTATTGTCTTAACTCAATGATAAGAAAgtggaaataaaataacatattcagAGCAGAAACGAAGCCAAGTGTTTGATCATGGCTTTGGCTCTATCAGTTTCAGGCTTGAAGAGTTGGAAAGCATGTTCTTCATCGCCAGCATCAAACAATTCAACTTCTCCCTTCCATCCACTTTCCTTTATGGTGTCGTGGTACAAAATATTTCTGTCTTTGAACTCGTCCTTTCCGGTGATGGTGATCAGAATCTTAGAGCACGCAAGTGTAGCCAAAGAGGGTGCCCCAGTGACACAAGGGTTGATCCAGGGATTATCGATTCCACCAGGTGCATCAGGGCACGCCAAGCTCCACACTTTCATGGCCAAACTCTGCTCGTGCCCCTCAACAGGCTCCGACCCCATTGGCTTTGAGCCCCAGAAGAAGGGAGAGCTCAGTACTGCACCGAATATCTTGAGACCCCCAGGCAGAGACTCCTCCCCTGCACGAAGAAGCAAGTTGTGTGCGATGTTAGCACCGCTGGTTTCGCCTCCTACGTAAAGTTTGTTGAAGTCGGCGTACTGGAGTAACCATGGCTCGGGGTTGGCGGCGTTATTGGTGGCGTGGGAAGCGATCCACTGGAGAGTGGTCCAGCCATCTTCGTAGGCTGCAGGAAGAGGGTGGTGCGGAAGGAGTCTGAAGTCAACGGAGATGGCGATTACGTTGGCTTGGGAGACTAAGATGTTGAGATAACGATGGACGAAAAAGGAGAAAGCCGATTCAACGCAGAAGGCGCCGCCGTGGAAGTAGACAAAGATGGGAAGTTTGTGGGAGGGATTGTTGTGGTTTTTGGGAAGGAAAACGCGAGCAGAGACCAAAGGGTTGTCTGCTATTACTATGTCTTTTGATGAGACTCCAGTTTCAGGGTCTTCGAGAGAGGCTGGGACGTTTGGAGAGCTCAGAAGACGATCCACTGTGCCATCTTTGTACACTCGTATGAGAGGGAGAAGCTCCATCACTATCTCCTTTTCCTCCTTCGCCATTGAAGCAAAAACAGAGAAAAGTTCAGAAAAACAGAAAGAAGTTCAGGAAAAACAGAGAGATGCAGAGAAGGGAGGTGTCAAATTTCCTTAAATAGTGGAATATGAGAGTGATGGTCAAAGTTGATGTCTttattaatactaataatattaagaTCTGATAATAATTATTCATCTCTTACACACTTCGTcaataattaacaataattgttagtattttaatttttgataaataatattaattttgtacaCTGAAGATGAAATATGTACTTCAGAAGGgctatttaaattaaaatttcttttatcaaaatttaaaattaattttgggcACTGAAGATGAAACACGTGATTGTaggatattataataatttatagtaaGTTTAAGTTTAAGACATACTTTAACTAATATTAGGTAGGTGTGAGTGAGCTAAACCTACCAAAAGACAAACACGTGCAGTCAATCATGTCAACTCCACCAACTAAAGCAAACTGTAACTTCGCGGAACTCTATCTATTCTTAGAACACCCATTTCTGCTCAATTGTTTTTTGaagttttaattttagcatgtaaatatttttcttacttttactATGTATTATTACAATGcaaaaaattttcatatttgtatagtaaaatttcgaaatttaaaatgttattttatgaaaaagtttaagacaatatacttttataatattttaatatcactttatattattgatttaaaattatttataataaattcaaaattatctcataatcaataataataataataataatcataaacactaattagactaatcatataataatatgtagataatattaaaatgttataaaaaattattattaaagtattatCATCCATaagtttatattgttttttttaggaaattttttttaataacttttacgtggcagcttgtgattggtccgttttaaatattttttaaacataaattaaataaaccaataaaatgataatacatgtcccgttgtcaaaaaagttgttaaaaagtgttgtcaaaataccattatctttttttaaaagtttttacaATGTCGCTGAAGTGGAATGTTTATGAAATTGTTGTAATTTGATCTTTTTTaggaaaaatgattttttttagaatggataatgataataaaaaattatgatattaggATGCTTAAACGTATTTTATGTACTTCCAACTAGTTTAATAATTCctgaaaatgtttttctatataCTCTCCCCTTAATAGTCAATGCATAATTGAAAAACCTACATGCATCtaagggaagagaaaaaaaaggatacAATCACCCAACATTTGAAGGTGGAGAAGACGCCAAGCTGGAAAGATAGGATAATGCTCAATCCACAAATACTTTCCATAAGAatcatttctatatatatatatataggtccCATCCATATTTTTCTAAAGATAAGTCGTCCTTTCATTTATCATCTtaccttaaatatttttttataatttttatagtcaactttttagttttttaatttaattacaacttaaatttcaataatttttatttggagtttaattaaaattatttcttttttacagTTTTACCTTAACTTCTTGATATTTTTGGAAAATTGTCTTCTCAACCACtcgataatataaaaaaaaaaaataccattttaGTTAACTGATGGAACGATTTAACCAGACAAAGACATACCGTACAACACTtaattcaaaagttatttttctaaatgcatttcaaattatatattttgaaatatattttagattatatatttgaaaatattattttagtttaaaagatACATTTTAGATGATACAATTTGggatgtatttaaaaaatatattgtatattatacaaatttaaaatatatttatgaatacaataatatctttcaaattatataaactagaatctatttttcaaacttattttgaattatgtatttttaaaaacattccACCACCGTCAGACACCATCACCAACCATCAAATACCACCACAAATACACAACAAGGGTAATATAGGTATTCAGACAATTATGGGGTGCGGGAAGGAATGGCCTAAAGTCATTTG
Proteins encoded:
- the LOC106776973 gene encoding 2-hydroxyisoflavanone dehydratase, which encodes MAKEEKEIVMELLPLIRVYKDGTVDRLLSSPNVPASLEDPETGVSSKDIVIADNPLVSARVFLPKNHNNPSHKLPIFVYFHGGAFCVESAFSFFVHRYLNILVSQANVIAISVDFRLLPHHPLPAAYEDGWTTLQWIASHATNNAANPEPWLLQYADFNKLYVGGETSGANIAHNLLLRAGEESLPGGLKIFGAVLSSPFFWGSKPMGSEPVEGHEQSLAMKVWSLACPDAPGGIDNPWINPCVTGAPSLATLACSKILITITGKDEFKDRNILYHDTIKESGWKGEVELFDAGDEEHAFQLFKPETDRAKAMIKHLASFLL